In Pseudomonas hamedanensis, a single window of DNA contains:
- a CDS encoding helix-turn-helix domain-containing protein — protein sequence MNKPDLPSIPVFKLYGESLDWPTPDLLHCETISSRSREHQWEIKPHRHADLCQLLFVFKGQAQLEIEGQCTQLQTPAIQVLPPLSVHGFRFSEDVEGFIVTLATPLINHLQAQLGDSVQALARAEHYAAGADGDYLNSLFTALQAEYNGHQPAREMLMHSLVSVIMVWVSRQAIVRHKASQRPQRQREYLNGFIQLVEETYRQHVKVEDLAHRLGISVSHLNGTCRELAGQPALQIMHERQLLEAKRLLTYTSMTIYEMSELLGFSDPTNFTRLFRRRVGISPKAFRDRLKAEQ from the coding sequence ATGAACAAGCCTGACCTGCCTTCGATTCCCGTGTTCAAGCTCTACGGTGAAAGCCTCGACTGGCCGACCCCTGACTTGCTGCACTGTGAAACCATTTCCTCGCGCAGCCGCGAACATCAATGGGAAATCAAACCCCACCGCCACGCGGACCTGTGCCAGTTGCTGTTCGTGTTCAAGGGGCAGGCGCAGCTCGAAATCGAAGGGCAGTGCACGCAGCTTCAAACCCCGGCGATTCAGGTGCTGCCACCGTTGTCGGTGCACGGCTTTCGGTTTTCCGAAGATGTCGAAGGGTTCATCGTCACCCTCGCCACACCGCTGATCAACCACTTGCAGGCGCAGCTGGGCGATTCGGTGCAGGCGCTGGCCCGCGCCGAACACTACGCGGCCGGCGCTGACGGCGATTACCTCAACAGCCTGTTTACAGCGTTGCAGGCCGAGTACAACGGCCATCAACCGGCGCGGGAAATGCTCATGCATTCGCTGGTCAGCGTGATCATGGTCTGGGTCAGCCGTCAGGCAATCGTCCGGCACAAGGCCAGCCAGCGGCCGCAACGCCAGCGCGAATACCTCAATGGCTTTATTCAGTTGGTAGAAGAGACGTATCGCCAGCATGTGAAGGTCGAAGACCTCGCCCATCGCCTGGGCATTTCCGTATCGCACCTTAACGGCACCTGCCGGGAACTGGCCGGGCAGCCGGCGTTGCAGATCATGCACGAACGCCAGCTCCTGGAAGCCAAGCGCCTGCTGACCTACACCAGCATGACGATTTACGAGATGTCGGAGCTGTTGGGATTTTCCGATCCGACCAACTTCACGCGGCTGTTCCGGCGGCGGGTGGGGATTTCGCCAAAGGCGTTTCGCGACCGGTTGAAGGCCGAGCAATAA
- a CDS encoding MBL fold metallo-hydrolase, producing MIGFTFFKRVLLATASLGFAAHAAAASLSLDVYNPGAAAIFPVTSVLVSGEKEAILVDAQFGKAQAEQVVEKIRASGKHLTTIYISHGDPDYYFGLDTLTRAFPDAKVLASQPTVDHIKQTVAGKLAFWGPKMGADVPARTIVPGVLKGDSLMLEGQKLQVIGLDGKQPDRSFVWIPSLQAVVGGVVVAENIHVWMADTQTAQSHADWLHTLHAIEALKPKTVVPGHYLGDSSRSLASVKFTADYIKAFDAETAKAKDAAALIAAMKKRYPQLGEESSLELSAKVAKGEMQW from the coding sequence ATGATCGGCTTCACTTTTTTCAAACGCGTTCTGCTCGCCACTGCCTCGCTGGGGTTCGCGGCGCATGCCGCCGCGGCCAGCCTGAGCCTGGACGTCTACAACCCGGGCGCTGCGGCGATTTTTCCGGTGACCTCGGTGCTGGTCAGTGGCGAGAAAGAGGCCATTCTGGTCGATGCGCAATTCGGCAAGGCCCAGGCGGAACAGGTCGTGGAAAAGATTCGCGCCAGCGGCAAGCACCTGACCACGATCTACATCAGCCATGGCGATCCGGATTACTACTTCGGCCTCGACACCCTGACCCGCGCCTTCCCGGACGCCAAGGTCCTCGCATCGCAGCCGACCGTGGATCACATCAAGCAGACCGTCGCCGGCAAACTCGCCTTCTGGGGCCCGAAAATGGGCGCTGACGTGCCGGCAAGAACCATCGTGCCGGGCGTGCTCAAGGGCGACAGCCTGATGCTCGAAGGACAGAAGTTGCAGGTGATCGGCCTTGACGGCAAGCAGCCGGACCGCAGCTTCGTGTGGATTCCGTCGCTCCAGGCCGTGGTCGGTGGCGTGGTGGTCGCCGAGAACATTCATGTGTGGATGGCCGACACGCAAACCGCGCAATCCCACGCCGACTGGCTGCACACCTTGCACGCGATCGAAGCCCTGAAGCCGAAAACCGTCGTGCCGGGCCATTACCTGGGTGACAGCAGCCGCTCGCTGGCCAGCGTGAAATTCACTGCCGATTACATCAAGGCCTTCGATGCCGAAACCGCCAAGGCCAAAGACGCCGCTGCGCTGATCGCGGCGATGAAAAAGCGTTACCCGCAACTCGGCGAAGAAAGCTCGCTGGAACTGAGCGCGAAAGTCGCCAAGGGCGAAATGCAGTGGTAG
- a CDS encoding LysR substrate-binding domain-containing protein yields the protein MKRLPPLPALHTFLITAQCCNFTRAAEQLHITQGAVSRQIAGLEDHLGYPLFIRQARGLALTAEGREWLPRVEKVFGLIGEATEQIGVQRETLQLKAPSCVMRWLLPRLLQWQKERPDVPVKLTASLQHSVDFQREPFDAAVIYGPPPDNSPGALHLFDEQLTPVCSPQLLEGSPALNAPQDLQEHLLLHPTHDLQDWSVWLEAAGLRLSNLGSGQHFETLDQAMSMASHGTGVAIGDWSLIGDDLHAGRLVMPFDLKVKTGLAYYVVVPAGAEPSPPLEELMLWLVEQAHLR from the coding sequence ATGAAACGATTGCCGCCCCTCCCCGCCCTGCATACGTTTCTGATCACCGCGCAGTGCTGCAACTTCACCCGGGCCGCCGAGCAACTGCACATCACTCAGGGCGCGGTGAGCCGGCAGATCGCCGGGCTGGAGGATCATCTCGGTTATCCATTGTTCATTCGTCAGGCCCGCGGCCTGGCGTTGACCGCCGAAGGTCGCGAGTGGTTGCCACGGGTGGAGAAGGTCTTCGGCCTGATCGGCGAAGCCACCGAGCAGATCGGTGTGCAGCGCGAAACCCTGCAACTGAAGGCGCCCAGCTGTGTGATGCGCTGGCTGTTGCCGCGCCTGTTGCAATGGCAAAAGGAGCGCCCGGACGTGCCGGTCAAGCTGACGGCATCACTGCAACACAGCGTGGATTTTCAGCGTGAGCCATTCGACGCCGCGGTGATCTATGGCCCGCCGCCGGACAATTCGCCGGGCGCGTTACACCTGTTCGACGAGCAACTGACACCGGTCTGCTCGCCGCAATTGCTCGAAGGTTCGCCCGCGCTGAATGCTCCGCAGGATCTGCAGGAACATCTGTTGCTGCACCCGACCCATGACCTTCAGGACTGGTCGGTGTGGCTTGAGGCGGCGGGGTTGCGACTGAGTAATCTGGGCAGCGGCCAGCACTTCGAAACGCTGGATCAGGCGATGTCGATGGCGTCTCACGGCACGGGCGTGGCGATCGGCGACTGGTCGTTGATAGGCGATGATTTGCACGCCGGACGGCTGGTGATGCCGTTTGATTTGAAGGTGAAGACGGGGCTGGCGTATTACGTGGTAGTGCCTGCCGGAGCCGAGCCTTCGCCGCCGTTGGAAGAGTTGATGCTCTGGCTGGTCGAGCAGGCTCATTTGCGCTGA
- a CDS encoding 5-guanidino-2-oxopentanoate decarboxylase, producing MATCGEVLVKLLENYGVEQVFGIPGVHTVELYRGLARSTINHVTPRHEQGAGFMADGYARTSGKPGVCFIITGPGMTNITTAMGQAYADSIPMLVISSVQSRSQLGGGRGKLHELPNQSALVGGVAAFSHTLMSACELPGVLARAFALFQAGRPRPVHIEIPLDVLVEEADELLASVPVSIDRAGAAPAAVSRMTELLAGAQRPLILAGGGAIDAAAELTELAQLLDAPVALTINAKGLLPSAHPLLIGSTQSLVATRALVAEADVVLAIGTELAETDYDVTFAGGFEIAGKLLRIDIDADQTVRNYPPYVALVADSRNAAQALLSALSHKALAERRNDWGQVRAARLREELAASWDAPTLAQTRFLQTVLHELPDAVFVGDSTQPVYTGNLTFNPQRPRRWFNSSTGYGTLGYALPAAIGAWLGGSAATGVRPPVVCLIGDGGLQFTLPELASAVEARTPVIVLLWNNQGYEEIKKYMVNRAIEPVGVDIYTPDFIGVAKALGCAAEAIGSVQQLQSALRAASDRQGPTLIEIDQTQWMQAVAP from the coding sequence ATGGCAACGTGCGGCGAAGTACTGGTCAAGCTGTTGGAAAATTATGGCGTCGAGCAGGTGTTCGGCATTCCTGGGGTGCACACCGTTGAGCTGTATCGCGGGCTGGCCCGTTCGACGATCAACCACGTCACCCCTCGGCATGAGCAAGGCGCCGGTTTCATGGCCGACGGTTACGCGCGCACCAGCGGCAAACCCGGCGTGTGTTTCATCATCACCGGGCCGGGCATGACCAACATCACCACTGCCATGGGCCAGGCCTACGCCGATTCGATCCCGATGCTGGTGATCTCCAGCGTGCAGTCGCGCAGTCAGTTGGGCGGCGGGCGCGGCAAGCTGCACGAACTGCCGAACCAGAGCGCACTGGTCGGCGGTGTCGCAGCGTTCTCCCACACACTGATGTCGGCGTGCGAATTGCCCGGCGTCCTCGCCCGCGCGTTTGCCCTGTTCCAGGCCGGGCGTCCGCGTCCGGTGCACATCGAAATCCCGCTGGACGTGCTGGTGGAAGAAGCCGATGAGCTGCTCGCCAGCGTCCCGGTCAGCATCGATCGCGCGGGTGCCGCACCCGCTGCCGTGAGCCGCATGACCGAGCTGCTGGCCGGCGCACAACGACCGTTGATTCTCGCCGGTGGCGGTGCGATCGATGCCGCTGCCGAACTCACCGAGCTGGCGCAGTTGCTCGACGCGCCGGTCGCGCTGACTATCAACGCCAAAGGTTTGTTGCCGTCCGCTCATCCCCTGCTGATCGGCTCGACGCAAAGCCTGGTCGCCACCCGCGCACTGGTCGCCGAGGCCGATGTGGTGTTGGCCATCGGCACCGAACTGGCCGAGACCGATTATGACGTGACCTTCGCCGGCGGCTTCGAGATTGCCGGCAAGCTGCTGCGCATCGACATCGATGCCGATCAGACCGTGCGCAATTATCCGCCTTACGTCGCGCTGGTGGCAGATTCGCGCAACGCCGCCCAGGCATTGCTCAGCGCCTTGTCACACAAGGCGCTGGCCGAGCGCCGCAACGACTGGGGCCAGGTGCGCGCTGCGCGTCTGCGCGAGGAGCTGGCCGCGAGCTGGGATGCGCCGACGCTGGCGCAGACGCGCTTTCTCCAAACCGTACTGCACGAATTGCCCGACGCAGTGTTCGTCGGCGACTCCACACAACCGGTGTACACCGGCAACCTGACGTTCAATCCGCAACGTCCGCGGCGCTGGTTCAACTCATCCACCGGCTACGGCACCCTCGGCTACGCGTTGCCCGCCGCCATCGGTGCGTGGCTCGGTGGCAGCGCCGCAACAGGCGTGCGACCACCGGTGGTTTGCCTGATCGGCGATGGCGGTCTGCAATTCACCCTGCCGGAACTGGCCAGCGCTGTCGAAGCGCGCACGCCGGTGATCGTGCTGCTGTGGAATAACCAGGGCTACGAGGAAATCAAGAAATACATGGTCAACCGTGCGATCGAACCGGTGGGTGTCGACATTTACACCCCGGACTTCATCGGCGTCGCCAAGGCGTTGGGCTGTGCTGCCGAAGCGATCGGCTCGGTTCAGCAATTACAAAGCGCGCTGCGTGCCGCGAGTGATCGCCAGGGCCCGACGTTAATTGAAATCGACCAGACCCAATGGATGCAGGCGGTGGCCCCATGA
- a CDS encoding NAD(P)-dependent oxidoreductase, producing MSKIAIIGATGRAGSQLLEEALRRGHSVTAIARDTSKIGARAGVVSKNVDVLNAAALQDAVAGHDVVITAAHFATVPASAIVGPVKQAGVKRLLVVGGAGSLLLPDDTRVIDSAGFPAEYKAEASAGAAFLEALRQEKELDWTFLSPSAEFVEGARSGTFRVGQDHLLVSGEGRSWITFADYAIALIDEVETPKHSRQRYTVGY from the coding sequence ATGAGCAAGATCGCAATCATTGGTGCCACCGGACGTGCCGGCAGCCAATTGCTGGAAGAAGCCCTGCGCCGCGGCCATAGCGTTACGGCCATCGCCCGCGACACCTCGAAGATCGGCGCCCGCGCCGGTGTGGTCAGCAAAAATGTCGATGTACTGAATGCCGCGGCGCTGCAAGACGCGGTGGCCGGTCACGATGTGGTGATCACCGCTGCGCATTTCGCCACTGTGCCGGCGTCGGCGATTGTCGGACCAGTGAAACAGGCGGGGGTGAAGCGTTTGCTGGTGGTCGGTGGTGCCGGTTCGCTGTTGTTGCCGGATGACACGCGAGTGATCGACAGTGCGGGTTTCCCCGCCGAATACAAAGCGGAAGCCAGCGCGGGGGCGGCGTTTCTTGAGGCGTTGCGTCAGGAAAAGGAACTGGACTGGACGTTCCTGTCGCCGTCGGCAGAGTTTGTCGAAGGTGCGCGCAGCGGCACCTTCCGTGTCGGCCAGGACCACCTGCTGGTGAGTGGCGAGGGGCGCAGCTGGATTACCTTTGCCGATTACGCGATTGCGTTGATTGACGAGGTGGAAACACCGAAGCATTCGCGGCAGCGTTATACCGTCGGTTACTAA
- a CDS encoding aldehyde dehydrogenase family protein: MSFPIRLDGLFINGHWSAGREHLRVINPASEALLTTVNGGDEQAVDQAISAATEAFTHWSQTTGAERGTILRNIANGVRNGRDHLMKLQSSNNGKPLFEAAIDVDDVIATFEYYAELAAGLDAQQDSPVALPSDDFSARLRREPCGVVGLIVPWNFPMVTTAWKLAPALAAGCCVVLKPSEVTPLAELELASIIAESGLPDGVFNLVCGTGLAVGAPLSADPRIAKISFTGSNAVGVQVMQRAAETVKGVSLELGGKSSLLVLDDADLELAVDLACGGGFFNAGQMCSATSRVLVADELADEFLERLQKRAQAIRVADPFDPDVEMGALVNQAQYQRVLGHIDRGLSAGAKLVCGGNRPAHLPRGYFLQPTVFTQVPLDSALWCEEIFGPVLCVRSFSSEAEAIALANDSQFGLVATVVTRNAETADRVANALQAGLVWLNAPQVIFPQTAWGGYKQSSIGRELGPWGLAAFQEIKHVIRAV; encoded by the coding sequence ATCAGTTTTCCAATCAGGCTCGACGGCCTCTTCATCAACGGCCATTGGTCGGCAGGTCGCGAACATCTGCGGGTGATCAACCCGGCCAGCGAAGCGCTGCTGACCACGGTCAATGGCGGTGACGAGCAGGCCGTCGATCAAGCGATCAGCGCGGCGACCGAAGCGTTCACGCACTGGTCGCAAACCACTGGCGCCGAGCGCGGGACGATCCTGCGCAACATCGCCAACGGCGTGCGCAACGGTCGCGACCACCTGATGAAATTGCAGTCGAGCAACAACGGCAAACCGCTATTTGAAGCCGCCATCGACGTCGACGATGTGATCGCCACCTTCGAGTATTACGCAGAACTCGCCGCAGGCCTCGATGCACAACAGGACAGCCCTGTGGCGCTGCCCAGCGATGACTTCAGTGCACGCCTGCGCCGCGAACCGTGCGGCGTGGTCGGGCTGATCGTGCCGTGGAATTTCCCCATGGTCACCACCGCCTGGAAACTTGCACCAGCGCTGGCGGCCGGTTGCTGCGTCGTACTGAAACCGTCGGAGGTCACGCCGCTGGCGGAACTGGAACTGGCGTCGATCATCGCCGAGTCCGGTTTGCCCGACGGCGTCTTCAACCTGGTCTGCGGCACCGGCCTGGCGGTGGGCGCGCCGCTGTCGGCGGATCCGCGAATCGCGAAAATCTCTTTTACCGGCAGCAATGCGGTTGGTGTGCAAGTGATGCAGCGCGCGGCGGAAACGGTGAAGGGCGTGAGCCTGGAACTGGGCGGCAAATCTTCGCTACTGGTGCTCGACGACGCCGATCTCGAACTGGCTGTCGATCTGGCCTGTGGCGGCGGTTTCTTCAACGCCGGACAGATGTGCTCGGCCACCAGTCGCGTATTGGTTGCCGATGAACTGGCGGATGAATTCCTCGAGCGTCTGCAAAAACGTGCGCAGGCGATTCGCGTCGCTGACCCGTTCGACCCGGATGTGGAGATGGGTGCACTGGTCAATCAGGCGCAATACCAGCGCGTGCTCGGGCACATCGATCGCGGCCTGAGTGCCGGGGCGAAGCTGGTGTGCGGCGGCAATCGTCCGGCGCATCTGCCGCGCGGTTATTTTTTGCAGCCGACGGTCTTCACCCAAGTGCCTCTGGACAGTGCGCTGTGGTGCGAAGAGATTTTCGGGCCGGTGCTGTGCGTGCGCAGTTTCAGCAGTGAAGCCGAGGCGATTGCGCTGGCCAATGACAGTCAGTTCGGCCTGGTCGCCACGGTGGTGACGCGTAACGCCGAGACCGCCGACCGCGTCGCCAATGCCCTGCAAGCGGGACTGGTGTGGCTCAACGCGCCGCAGGTGATCTTCCCGCAGACGGCGTGGGGCGGTTACAAGCAAAGCAGCATCGGCCGCGAATTGGGGCCATGGGGCTTGGCCGCGTTTCAGGAGATCAAACATGTAATCCGGGCAGTCTGA
- a CDS encoding LysR family transcriptional regulator → MDRLQAMRVFVTVVDLGSQSAAADHLELSRPVVSRYLAELEDWVGARLMHRTTRKLSLTAAGSEILPRCRQMLDLSSDMQAAVSEPEDTPRGLLRISVSTSFGQAQLADAMAAYVKLYPGVSIDLQMLDRTVNLVDERIDLAIRTSNDLDPNLIARRLTACRSVICAAPAYLLEHPTPSRVEELSRHNCLTHSYFGKSLWHFEENGEPVSVPVQGNISANEASTLLRATLAGAGVAMLPTYLAGGPIHNGELLRLLPHAEPRQLSIYAVYASRKHMPAALRSMLDFLVQRFPENPAWDEAL, encoded by the coding sequence ATGGATCGTCTCCAAGCAATGCGGGTGTTTGTCACTGTCGTCGATCTGGGCAGCCAATCGGCGGCGGCCGATCATCTGGAACTGTCGCGGCCGGTGGTTTCGCGTTATCTGGCGGAGCTGGAAGACTGGGTCGGCGCACGCCTGATGCACCGCACCACGCGCAAATTGAGCCTGACCGCTGCCGGCAGTGAGATCCTTCCGCGCTGTCGGCAGATGCTCGATTTGTCCAGCGACATGCAGGCCGCCGTCAGCGAACCCGAGGACACCCCGCGCGGGCTGCTGCGGATCAGTGTCAGCACCTCGTTCGGCCAGGCGCAACTGGCCGATGCGATGGCGGCCTACGTCAAACTCTACCCCGGGGTGAGCATCGACCTGCAAATGCTCGACCGCACGGTGAACCTGGTGGATGAGCGCATCGACCTGGCGATCCGCACCAGCAATGATCTGGATCCCAACCTGATCGCCCGACGCCTGACCGCGTGTCGCTCGGTAATCTGCGCGGCGCCGGCGTATCTGCTTGAGCATCCGACGCCATCACGGGTCGAGGAACTCAGCCGCCATAACTGCCTGACGCATTCCTACTTCGGTAAAAGCCTGTGGCATTTCGAAGAGAATGGCGAACCTGTTTCGGTGCCGGTACAGGGCAACATCAGCGCCAACGAAGCCAGTACCTTGTTGCGCGCGACGCTGGCCGGCGCCGGGGTCGCGATGCTGCCGACCTATCTGGCCGGCGGGCCGATTCACAACGGTGAACTGCTGCGCTTGCTGCCCCATGCCGAGCCGCGGCAGCTGAGCATCTATGCGGTCTATGCCTCGCGCAAACACATGCCGGCGGCGCTGCGTAGCATGCTCGACTTTCTTGTCCAGCGCTTCCCCGAAAATCCCGCCTGGGATGAAGCCTTGTAA